Sequence from the Herbaspirillum sp. meg3 genome:
ACCTATCATGTTCACGCCCAGCGCCTTGGCCCATTGACTGGCGATCAAGCCGATCCCGCCGGCAGCGGCGTGGAACAGGATAGTGTCGCCGCTCTTGAGTGGTGTGGTCTGACGCAGCAGGTATTGCACCGTCATGCCTTGCAACATCATCGCGGCAGCGGTGTCGAAACTGATGGAATCGGGCAGCTTGACCAGCACTTCCGCCGAGATCAGACGCTCTTCAGCATAAGCGCCGTTACCGCCGCGACCGGCATACGCCACGCGATCGCCGACCGCAAAGCCAGTCACGCCGGCGCCGACGGCTTCGATGGTGCCTGCGCCCTCCTGGCCGAGACCACCCGGCAACGGCTGCGGATACAGGCCGGTGCGGAAATAAACGTCGATGAAATTCAGGCCGACGGCGGCGTGGCGGATGCGCACCTCGCCGGGACCGGGATCACCGACTTCAACGTCAACATATTCCATGGCTTCCGGTCCACCGGTCTTGAAAATTCTGATTGCTTTTGTCATTTCGGTCTCCTGAATTGCGATTGAAGAAAACGTGCTTAAGTCTTTTTGCGCGACAACAAATAAATCCCGGACAATACCAGCGCGGTACCGACCAGCTGAATCGCCGTGATCGGCTCATCCAGCAGCATGGCGCCAAGAAACAATGTCGACACCGGCCCGACCAGCCCTGCCTGCGCAGCGCTCGGGGCACCGATGCGCGCCACCGCGATCATGGTCAGGAACACAGGCAGCACGGTGCAAAACACGGCGTTGAATGCCGACAACTGATACACCTCGACCGGCTGCACCAGCGCAGAAGCGGGGCGCAAAATAAAGAACTGCACGATGCACGCCACCGACGACACGCACATGGCGTAGGCCACCAAACGCATCGCACCGACACGGCGCACCAGCTCGCCGGAAAAGATCAGATAGAGCGCATACGAAATCGCCGCACCCAGCACCAGCAAGCTGCCCAGCACCACATTGCTGCCGCCGGTATTGATGTCATGTTGCAGCACCAGCGCCGTACCGAGGTAAGACACCAGCAACGCGGCCCACTCCACCAGACCGACCTTGCGCTTGTAAAACGTAAAAGAGATCAGCAGCACGAACGATGGCGTGAGGAACAGGATCAGCCGTTCGAGGCCGGCCGAAATGTATTGCAACCCGAGAAAATCAAGGAAGCTCGACAGGTAGTAGCCGATCAGGCCGAGGAAGACGATCTTGGCGTAATCGCGCCCGGCCAGCGGCGGTGAATGACGCGCCTGCCAGACCGCCACGACAGCAAACATCGGGAAAGAAAACATCATGCGCAAGCTGATCACCATGACCGCATCGACGTGATAGCGATACATCAGCTTGGCGACAATCGCCTTGGCCGAGAAGAAAATGGCGCCGACGACGGCGAGCAGCAAACCGCCAAGATAGGCCTGGCGTTTGGAAATAGCGGGGGAAAGTGTGGCGGAAGACATCGCATGATTGTAAACGCTCCCGGCCCGGAGCGCCGAAGTGCCGTCTCCGTCGCGTTCAGGTTGCCCGGATGGTTGCGCTCAACGGCGCCATCAATGCGTTGAGTTCGGTGGCGTCGAATTTGGGGGCAAGCTCCGCATCACTGCCCAGCACGCCTTCGGCCAGCAACGACTTGCGCTCCTGCAGTTCCATGATGCGTTCCTCGATACTGCCTTCGATGATCAGTTTATAGACCAGCACCGTCTGATCCTGGCCGATACGATGTGCACGGGCAATAGCTTGTTCTTCCACGGCGGGATTCCACCATGGATCGACCAGAATGACCGTATCGGCGGCAGTCAGATTCAGGCCGATGCCGCCAGCCTTGAGACTGATCAGCAGAATCGGCACGCTCTTGCTCTGGAAGCGCGCTACCACCTCGCCACGCTGCGCCGGCGGCGTCTTGCCGGTCAGCGACAGCCAGTCGAGCTGCAAAGCGTTGAGTTCAGTTTCGATCAGCTCCAGCATCTCGGTGAACTGCGAGAACACCAGCACGCGCCGCCCTTCCGCCACCAGCGAAGGCAACATGTCGCGGAGCATTTCTATCTTGGCGCGTTCGATGTTCTTTGGAGCGTTCTTTCTAGCCGCTTCGCCTTTGAGCAACAGCGGATCGCAGCACACCTGACGCAGCTTGAGCAAGGCATCCATGATCGTCACATGCGAACCGGTGAAGCCCTTGCGTTCCAACGCGCGGCGTACCTGCTTGTCGGCGGCCACGCGCACGCTTTCATAGAGATCGCGTTGCCCGCCTTCCAGCCGCAGCAGTTTTACCGCAACGGTTTTGGCGGGCAATTCGGCGGCCACGTTTTCCTTGCGGCGACGCAGGATAAAGGGGCGTACGCGCTGCGCCAGCAATTGCGCGCGCAAGGTTTCGCCGTTTTCTTCGATGGGCTTGCGCCACAATCGCGCGAACGTGGTGGCGTCGCCGAGAAATCCCGGCATGAGGAAATTGAATTGCGTCCACAGCTCGCCAAGATGGTTTTCCATCGGCGTGCCTGTCATGCAGATGCGATGCCGCGCGTTCAGGCGGCGCACGGCGCTGGCGGCGCGGGCAGAGGCATTTTTGACGGTCTGGGCTTCGTCGAGGATCAGCAGATGAAATGGCTGCCGCGCCAGCATGTCTAGATCGCGCCATACCAGCGGATAGGTAGTGAGCACGATGTCGTAGTCGGCAATGCGTGGGAAATCGTCTTCGCGCTCCGGCCCCTGCAAAGCCAGCACGCGCAAGGCCGGCGCCATGCGTTTGGCCTCGGCTTGCCAGTTGAACACCAGCGAAGTCGGCAAGACAACAAGCGCCGGACAATCGAGCCGGCCCGATTGCTGTTCGATCAGGATGTGCGCCAGCATCTGCGCAGTCTTGCCCAGCCCCATGTCGTCCGCCAGGATACCGGCCAGATTGTGTTCGCGCAGATATTGCAGCCACGCGACGCCATGTAACTGATATGGACGCAGCGTGATGCCGAGTCCTTCCGGTGCAGCGACCGGCGGCGGCTCGCCTGCAGCGCGCAGACGCTGCGCCAGCGCACGCAGGCCGACGTCGTTTTCCATGGTCAGCACGCCACTGCGTGCGGCGTCGCTGTCGCCCAGACGCAGGCACATGTCTTCAAGACGGCCGGCGTCCCATGCAGAAATACGCAGCGCGCCTTCCTTGCGGCGCGGATCGGTCAACAGATCGAGCATGGCCGAGACGATCACCTTGAGCGGCGCTGCCAGCGCATCGACGCGCTTGCCGCCCGGTGCGCGCAGCGAAATGACGGAGATATCGTCGATGGCGGCGATCTTTTGCACGTCGGTCCAGCGCGCATCGCGGCGCAACAGGTCGGCCAGCATCGGCGCGAGGTCGAAGGACTGGCCTTCGATGTCGATACCCATCGTCAGCAGCCACCACGCGGCGCGACCGGGGCCGACCTCACCGAAATCGCCGATGACTTTGTGACGTCCCTGCTGCAGCCGGCTGGCAACTTCCTTGCCGAGCACGGCGCCGGACTCGGGACTGACGATCAGCCGCCAGGCGTCAACCGGTACGCTTTCATGTGCGAAGCCGGGACGCACGACGATGGTCCAGCCCTGCTCCTGCAATTGCGGCACCTGATCGGCCCAGAAATCGCCGAAGTTGTTTTCCAAGAGCAGCGACCACAAGGGATCGTGCAGGGTCGCCATGTCGTCGGCGCGCCATTGCAAGGCATCGGGCGGCAGCGGCAACATGCCGGCGGCCTGAATCGCTTCGAGCGCATCGGCTTCGGCGTGCAGATTGCGCCGCATGGCGACCTGCTGCCCTTTCGCATCGAACAAGGTTTGTATCGCGGCGGCGCTCTGGTCCATGAGGCTGGTTTGCGCGGGAGTTTCCCAACGCAGACTATCGCCCGCAGAGTATGTCCAGTCGACTTGCGCAACCGTGACATTGCCGCCGCGCGGCCCGAACAATCCACCCGGACGCAAGCCAAATACGCCATCGCCGCGCGTGAGCGTATGCAGCGTCAGGCGTGGGCGAAAGCGTCCCGGCACTTCAGAGAGTGAGGGACGGTCCTCGGGAACTGCCATGGACTGACTGATCAACGCTTCTTGAGCAGAGATCCAAGCACGCCGCGAATGATTTCACGGCCGACCTGCGAGCCGATGCTGCGCGCTGCGGATTTGACCATGGCTTCCACCGGCGATTCGCGACGATTTTTGCCACCAGCGCTGTTGCCGAAAAATCCACCGGCAGCATCCTTCAGCAAATCGCCGAGACCTCCGCCGGACGATTCCGGTTCAGCCGGTACGGTCGTATTGGCGGGCGCGCCCGAGGCCGGTGCATTACCGGGCTGCTGAGCCGCACGGCCCTTGAGTTTTTCGTAGGCGGATTCGCGATCGACGACTTTTTCGTAGACGCCGGCCACCACGGACGAGGCGATGAAGGCCTTGCGTTCGTCATCGGTGATCGGGCCGATCTGCGAGCCCGGCATCATGACGTAGGCGCGTTCGACGATATTCGGACGGCCTTTCTCATCGAGGAAGGACACTAGCGCCTCGCCGACGCCGAGTTCAGTGATGGCTGTCGCGGTATTGAGTTGCGGATTGACGCGGAAGGTTTCAGCCGCCGCTTGCACCGCCTTTTGGTCGCGTGGCGTGTAGGCGCGCAAGGCATGCTGCACGCGATTGCCCAACTGGCCCAGCACCGTGTCCGGAATATCCAACGGATTTTGCGTGACGAAGAACACGCCGACGCCCTTGGAGCGGATCAGGCGCACCACCTGCTCGATCTTTTGCAGCAGCGGCTTGGGCGCTTCGTCGAACAGCAGATGCGCCTCATCGAAGAAGAACACCAGCTTGGGCTTGTCGAGGTCGCCGACTTCCGGCAGATGCTCGAACAGTTCGGACAGCATCCATAGCAGGAAGGTTGAATACAGGCGCGGCGCGTTGAGCAGCTTGTCGGCGGCGAGGATGTTGATCACGCCACGGCCTTTGGTGTCGGTCTGCATCCAGTCTTCGATGTTGAGCATGGGCTCGCCGAAGAACTTGTCGCCGCCTTGCTCCTCGATGCCGATCAGGCCGCGCTGGATGGCGCCGATGCTGGCGGCGGAGATGTTGCCGTATTCCGTCTTGAAGGTGGCGGCGTTGTCGCCGACGTGTTGCAGCATGGCGCGCAGGTCTTTGGTGTCCAGAAGTAACAAGCCGTTGTCGTCGGCGATCTTGAACACGAGTTGCAGCACGCCTTCCTGCGTGTCGTTCAGGTTCAGCATACGCGACAGCATCAGCGGCCCCATGTCGGACACCGTGGCGCGCACCGGATGGCCTTTTTCACCGAACACGTCCCAGAACGTCACCGGCAGCGCCTCCCAGGCTGGCTCGCTCATGCCGAGCGAGCTCAGGCGCTCCTTGCCTTTGGCCGTCAGCACGCCCGCTTTGGACAAACCCGACAGATCTCCTTTGACGTCGGCCATGAAAACCGGCACACCAATATCGGACAGGGCCTGCGCCACCACTTGCAGGGTCACGGTCTTGCCGGTGCCCGTAGCGCCGGTGATGCAGCCGTGACGATTGACCAGATTCGGCAGCAATGCCAGTTCCTGGGTCTGATTGCGGGCGACGAGAAGTGGATTGATCATGATAGGAATGTAATAAGAACGGCAATAAAGAGGATGGCCGGAGGTCGGCTTTGGGGTCGGACGATATGGTAAAATTCCCGGTCGATTATAACTAGAACGCCTTTCGTCAATCTCCGATATCTACTGAAAATTCAGCGGACTTCGCGACGATCCGGTTGGAGTGCGTTTCATCAAGGCAGGAAAGATTCATCATGGCTGGACACAGCAAATGGGCCAATATTCAGCATCGCAAGGGCCGTCAGGACGAAAAGCGCGGCAAGATCTGGACGCGTTTGATCAAGGAAATCACCGTTGCAGCCCGCATGGGCGGCGGCGAACCGGACGCTAACCCGCGTCTGCGTCTGGCGGTCGACAAGGCTGCCGACGCCAACATGCCCAAGGACAACGTCACGCGCGCCATCCAGCGCGGCACCGGCACCCTGGACGGCGTCAACTACGAAGAAGTCCGCTACGAAGGCTACGGCATCAACGGCGCGGCCATCATCGTCGACTGTATGACCGACAACCGTATCCGCACCGTGGCGGAAGTCCGCCACGCGTTTTCCAAGTTCGGCGGCAACATGGGCACGGAAGGTTCTGTGTCGTTCATGTTCAAGCACTGCGGCCAGTTGATGTACGCACCGGGCGTGAGCGAAGACGCCGTCATGGAAGCCGCGCTCGAAGCCGGCGCCGATGACGTCATCACCGACGAAGAAGGCGGCATCGAAGTGTTGACGCCACCGCACGACTTCGCCGTCGTCAAGGCTGCGATGGAAAAGGCCGGCTTCAAGGCCGAGATGGCCGAAATCATCATGAAGCCCGCGACCGAAACCGTCTTCACCGGCGACGACGCGGTCAAGATGCAAAAACTGCTGGATGCTTTGGAAAACCTCGACGACGTGCAAGAGATTTACAGCAACGCCGTTATTGAAGACTGAAGCCGCCCAACCATTCTTACCTAGTCCCTATCATGAAAATTCTCGTTGTTGGCTCCGGCGGTCGTGAACACGCACTGGCCTGGAAAATTGCTCAATCGCCGCGTATCCAAACCGTCTACGTCGCGCCGGGCAATGGCGGCACGGCACTCGATGAGCGTCTGCAAAACGTTGCGATCACCGATCTCAACGAACTCGCCGATTTCGTCGAAAAAGAACACGTCGCGCTGACCGTGGTCGGACCGGAAGTGCCCTTGGCTGCCGGTATCGTCAACCTGTTCCGCTCCCGTGGCCTGAAGATTTTCGGCCCCACCAAGGAAGCCGCACAACTGGAAAGCTCGAAGGATTTCTCCAAGTCCTTCATGAAGCGCCACGCGATCCCGACGGCGGAATACCAGACCTTCTCCGACGTCAAGGCAGCGCATGACTACGTCGACCAAAAGGGTGCGCCTATCGTCATCAAGGCTGACGGCCTGGCCGCCGGCAAGGGCGTGGTCGTCGCACTGACGTTGGAAGAAGCACACGGCGCGGTCGACATGATGCTGTCGGACAACAAGCTCGGCGACGCCGGTGCACGCGTGGTGATCGAAGAATTTTTGGCCGGCGAAGAAGCCAGCTTCATCGTCATGGTCGACGGCAAGAACATCCTGCCGCTGGCCACCAGCCAGGATCACAAGCGCCTGCAAGATAACGATCAGGGTCCGAACACCGGCGGCATGGGCGCTTATTCCCCTGCCCCGATCGTCACGCCGGCGCTGCACGCGCGCGTGATGCGCGAAATCATCGTGCCGACAGTGCAAGGCATGGCCAAGGACGGTATCCCGTTCTCCGGCTTCCTGTACGCCGGCCTGATGATCGACGACAAGGGCAATCCAAAGACGCTGGAATTCAACTGCCGTATGGGCGATCCGGAAACGCAGCCGATCATGGCGCGCCTGAAGACCGATCTGCTGGCCGTGATGGAGCACGCCGTCCAAGGCACGCTGGATACCATCGAGCTGGAATGGGATCGCCGTACCGCACTGGGCGTGGTGATGGCCGCTGCCGGCTATCCGGATGCGCCACGCAAGGGCGATCTGATCACCGATATCCCGGCGGAAACCGACGATTGCGTCACTTTCCACGCAGGCACCGTATTGAACGACAACAAGCTCACCACAGCGGGCGGCCGTGTGCTGTGCGTCGTGGGTCTGGGCGATAGCGTCAAAGTTGCGCAGAAGCAGGCTTATGCAGCGGCGGATCTGATTCACTTCGAAGGTGCGCAACTGCGCCGCGATATCGGCTGGCGTGCGATCAAACGCTGATCAGCACGACATGTAAAAACAGGCAATATCGACAAAAAACCTCGCAAAACCGAATGTTTTGCGAGGTTTTTTCTTTATATCTGCCCTCTTTGCATAAAATCGCAGGAAATCTGCAACAAAAATCGCTCGTAATGAACTAACTGCGTTGAATGCGACGTCGTGCCTGGAAAATCACAAGCAATAACGACGTCTGCGCCCAAAAACAAGATAGTAAGAAAGGAACATGCATGCAACAACACCTGCTCAATCTCGATACCCTCATCAATCTCTATCTTGTGCCGTTCGGTCTCAAGGTTCTCGCCGCGCTGGCGATCTGGATCATCGGCGGCATGCTGATCGCCACCTTCGCCAAGGTCGTGCGTCGCGTACTGACGGCGCGCCAGTTTGAGGCGACACTGATCAATTACGCTGTTTCAGCCATCCATGTGATCTTGCGCGTGCTGCTGGTGATGGGCATTCTGGAAGTCTGCGGCATCCCGACCACCTCGTTTGCCGCCATGATCGGCGCCGTCGGTGTGGCGCTGGGCGTGGCCTGGTCGGGCCTGCTGTCGAACTTCGCGGCCGGTGTCTTCCTGGTGGTGCTGCGCCCGTTCAAAGTCGGCGACTACATCACCGCTGCGGGGCAAACCGGCACGGTGACGGATATCGGCCTGGTGACGACGACCATACTGACCGACAACAATCTGCGCGTGATCATCGGCAACAACAAACTGTTCTCCGACATCATCACCAACTACAACGTCCATCCGACCCGCCGCGTCGATCTGCGTTGCCAGATTGCTTACGGCGTCGATCCGGCGCAGGCAATTGCGCGCCTGACCGACAAGGTATCGCGCATTCCCAATGTGCTGACCTCCCCGGCCATCGCCGTGGTGATTCAGGAGTTCAACGCCATGGGCACGCTGCTGGCGGTACGCCTGTACGCCCCGACGCCGAACTACGGTCAGGTCTACAACGACACCAACCAGGCCATCGCCCAGACTTGCGCCGAGGCTGGCTGGCCGGCACCGGCAACTTATCAGGTCAGCGTCGCCAATGCGACGAACGCTGCCAATACAGCCGCCGACAACGCTGCGCCGCAGGCTTGATCCTGCCGACTTGCACCTGATGTGCGCACTTTTCACGACATATCTGCGTACAATCCTCTTGCCAAGCCTGTTCCGGAGCCTTCAAAACGGCTCCGGGCTATCCGCTGAAGGCCCTGTCAGGGTACAATCGCGGGGGTAATTTTTATTGCGTGCACCAGAGCGCCTTTTACGGCTGCCACCACGCCCCCTACCGACGACACCCCGTGACATCATCTGCTAACGCTGCCTCTACCGTTAAAGCCTATCTGCAAGACCTTCAGCACCGCATCGTTGCGGCGTTGGAAAGTGTTGACGGCAAGCCTTTCCTGACCGACTCCTGGCAACGCCCTGAAGGCGGCGGCGGAACATCGCGCATCATCGAAGAAGGCAATGTGCTGGAGCGCGGCGGCGTCGGTTTTTCGCACGTGATGGGCAAGAACCTGCCCCCCTCGGCTGCAGCCAATCGCCCGGAAATCGCCGGTCGCGAATGGGAAGCCATGGGCGTATCGCTGGTGCTGCATCCGCGCAATCCTTATGCGCCGACAGTGCACATGAATGTGCGCTTTTTTACGACGAAGGCGGAAGGTCAGGAGCCGGTCTGGTGGTTTGGCGGCGGCATGGATCTGACGCCTTACTACGGCTTCGCCGAAGACGCGACCCATTTCCACCGCACCTGTCGCGATGCGCTGGCACCGTTCGGCGACGACCTGCACCCGCGCTTCAAGAAATGGTGCGACGAGTATTTTTCTCTGAAGCATCGCAAGGAAGCACGCGGCGTCGGCGGGATTTTCTTCGATGATTTCAATGCGCTGCCGTTTGACGAGAGTTTTGCGCTGATCCGCAGCGTCGGCGATCGCTTCCTCGAGGCTTACCTGCCAATCCTGCAGCAGCGCAAGGACACGCCTTACGGCGAGCGCGAACGCGACTTCCAGGCGTATCGTCGCGGACGTTATGTCGAGTTCAACCTGGTGTTTGACCGCGGCACGCTGTTCGGCCTGCAATCGGGTGGACGCACCGAGTCGATCCTGATGTCAATGCCGCCGGTGGTGAAATGGCGCTATAACTGGCAGCCCGAAGACGGCAGCCCGGAAGCACAGCTCTATACCGATTTCCTGCCGCACAAGGAATGGATCTAGTGGCGGCCGATACTCCGATGCAAGCATCGCGCTGCATTGCCATCCTCGGCGGCAGCTTCGATCCCGTCCACAACGGCCACGTCGCGCTGGGCGACTATTTTGTCGAACTGCTGCAACCGGATGAACTGCGCGTCATTCCTGCGGGCAACCCCTGGCAAAAGCATGGCCTGCAGGCAACGCCGGCGCAACGCGTGGAGATGGTCGAGCTGGCGTTCGGCCATGAACATGTACCTGTGGTGATTGACCAACAGGAAATTCGCCGTACGACGGCAACTTACACCATCGATACCTTGCAGGCCTTGCGGGCCGAGCTTGGTCCCGAGGTCTCCATCGTCTTTTTGATGGGTGCAGACCAATTGCAGCATCTGGACACCTGGCAAGGCTGGCAACAGCTGTTCGACTATGCCCACCTGTGCGCCGCTTCGCGCCCGGGCTTTGGCATCGACGCCGCGCAGGTGCCGGATGTTGTCATGCAGGAATTCACACGCCGTGCCGGCACTGAAAAGGAAATACGCACCACCTCGCACGGCAAAGCCTATCTGGCATCCAGTCTCGACGTCGATATTTCGTCGACCGAGATCCGTTCCTTGCTGCAACGCGGCGAAAGACCGGAGTCGCTGATCCCGGCGAGGGTGCTAGACTATATCGAACAACATCATCTCTATCAAAACTAATGGACATCAAAAAACTGCAAACCGCCGTCGTCGACGCGCTGGAAGACGTCAAAGCTCAAGACATCAAGATCTATGACACCACTCACCTGACCAGCCTGTTCGACCGCGTGGCAATTGCCTCCGGTACGTCGAATCGTCAGACCAAGGCACTGGCCGCATCCGTGCGCGACAAGGTCAAGGCCAAGGGCGGCCATGTCGTCAGCGTCGAAGGCGAAGACACCGGCGAATGGGTGCTGGTTGACCTGGGCGACATGATCGTCCACATCATGCAACCGGCCATCCGCGCCTACTATCGTCTGGAAGAAATCTGGGGCGACAAGGAAGTGAAGATGGGCGCAGCCAAGCGCGTGG
This genomic interval carries:
- a CDS encoding mechanosensitive ion channel family protein → MQQHLLNLDTLINLYLVPFGLKVLAALAIWIIGGMLIATFAKVVRRVLTARQFEATLINYAVSAIHVILRVLLVMGILEVCGIPTTSFAAMIGAVGVALGVAWSGLLSNFAAGVFLVVLRPFKVGDYITAAGQTGTVTDIGLVTTTILTDNNLRVIIGNNKLFSDIITNYNVHPTRRVDLRCQIAYGVDPAQAIARLTDKVSRIPNVLTSPAIAVVIQEFNAMGTLLAVRLYAPTPNYGQVYNDTNQAIAQTCAEAGWPAPATYQVSVANATNAANTAADNAAPQA
- a CDS encoding helicase HerA-like C-terminal domain-containing protein, which encodes MINPLLVARNQTQELALLPNLVNRHGCITGATGTGKTVTLQVVAQALSDIGVPVFMADVKGDLSGLSKAGVLTAKGKERLSSLGMSEPAWEALPVTFWDVFGEKGHPVRATVSDMGPLMLSRMLNLNDTQEGVLQLVFKIADDNGLLLLDTKDLRAMLQHVGDNAATFKTEYGNISAASIGAIQRGLIGIEEQGGDKFFGEPMLNIEDWMQTDTKGRGVINILAADKLLNAPRLYSTFLLWMLSELFEHLPEVGDLDKPKLVFFFDEAHLLFDEAPKPLLQKIEQVVRLIRSKGVGVFFVTQNPLDIPDTVLGQLGNRVQHALRAYTPRDQKAVQAAAETFRVNPQLNTATAITELGVGEALVSFLDEKGRPNIVERAYVMMPGSQIGPITDDERKAFIASSVVAGVYEKVVDRESAYEKLKGRAAQQPGNAPASGAPANTTVPAEPESSGGGLGDLLKDAAGGFFGNSAGGKNRRESPVEAMVKSAARSIGSQVGREIIRGVLGSLLKKR
- a CDS encoding nicotinate-nucleotide adenylyltransferase; translation: MDLVAADTPMQASRCIAILGGSFDPVHNGHVALGDYFVELLQPDELRVIPAGNPWQKHGLQATPAQRVEMVELAFGHEHVPVVIDQQEIRRTTATYTIDTLQALRAELGPEVSIVFLMGADQLQHLDTWQGWQQLFDYAHLCAASRPGFGIDAAQVPDVVMQEFTRRAGTEKEIRTTSHGKAYLASSLDVDISSTEIRSLLQRGERPESLIPARVLDYIEQHHLYQN
- a CDS encoding DEAD/DEAH box helicase → MAVPEDRPSLSEVPGRFRPRLTLHTLTRGDGVFGLRPGGLFGPRGGNVTVAQVDWTYSAGDSLRWETPAQTSLMDQSAAAIQTLFDAKGQQVAMRRNLHAEADALEAIQAAGMLPLPPDALQWRADDMATLHDPLWSLLLENNFGDFWADQVPQLQEQGWTIVVRPGFAHESVPVDAWRLIVSPESGAVLGKEVASRLQQGRHKVIGDFGEVGPGRAAWWLLTMGIDIEGQSFDLAPMLADLLRRDARWTDVQKIAAIDDISVISLRAPGGKRVDALAAPLKVIVSAMLDLLTDPRRKEGALRISAWDAGRLEDMCLRLGDSDAARSGVLTMENDVGLRALAQRLRAAGEPPPVAAPEGLGITLRPYQLHGVAWLQYLREHNLAGILADDMGLGKTAQMLAHILIEQQSGRLDCPALVVLPTSLVFNWQAEAKRMAPALRVLALQGPEREDDFPRIADYDIVLTTYPLVWRDLDMLARQPFHLLILDEAQTVKNASARAASAVRRLNARHRICMTGTPMENHLGELWTQFNFLMPGFLGDATTFARLWRKPIEENGETLRAQLLAQRVRPFILRRRKENVAAELPAKTVAVKLLRLEGGQRDLYESVRVAADKQVRRALERKGFTGSHVTIMDALLKLRQVCCDPLLLKGEAARKNAPKNIERAKIEMLRDMLPSLVAEGRRVLVFSQFTEMLELIETELNALQLDWLSLTGKTPPAQRGEVVARFQSKSVPILLISLKAGGIGLNLTAADTVILVDPWWNPAVEEQAIARAHRIGQDQTVLVYKLIIEGSIEERIMELQERKSLLAEGVLGSDAELAPKFDATELNALMAPLSATIRAT
- a CDS encoding quinone oxidoreductase; the encoded protein is MTKAIRIFKTGGPEAMEYVDVEVGDPGPGEVRIRHAAVGLNFIDVYFRTGLYPQPLPGGLGQEGAGTIEAVGAGVTGFAVGDRVAYAGRGGNGAYAEERLISAEVLVKLPDSISFDTAAAMMLQGMTVQYLLRQTTPLKSGDTILFHAAAGGIGLIASQWAKALGVNMIGTVSTEEKAALAKAAGCAHVINYKTENFVERVKEITGGKGVPVVYDSIGKDTFTGSLDCLSPRGLMVSFGNASGPVPPFGMSELASRGSLYLTRPSLGAYTATREALDATAGDLFAMVQSKKLNIDINQRYALKDVAQAHADLEGRKTTGSTILIP
- a CDS encoding YebC/PmpR family DNA-binding transcriptional regulator; translation: MAGHSKWANIQHRKGRQDEKRGKIWTRLIKEITVAARMGGGEPDANPRLRLAVDKAADANMPKDNVTRAIQRGTGTLDGVNYEEVRYEGYGINGAAIIVDCMTDNRIRTVAEVRHAFSKFGGNMGTEGSVSFMFKHCGQLMYAPGVSEDAVMEAALEAGADDVITDEEGGIEVLTPPHDFAVVKAAMEKAGFKAEMAEIIMKPATETVFTGDDAVKMQKLLDALENLDDVQEIYSNAVIED
- a CDS encoding DMT family transporter — protein: MSSATLSPAISKRQAYLGGLLLAVVGAIFFSAKAIVAKLMYRYHVDAVMVISLRMMFSFPMFAVVAVWQARHSPPLAGRDYAKIVFLGLIGYYLSSFLDFLGLQYISAGLERLILFLTPSFVLLISFTFYKRKVGLVEWAALLVSYLGTALVLQHDINTGGSNVVLGSLLVLGAAISYALYLIFSGELVRRVGAMRLVAYAMCVSSVACIVQFFILRPASALVQPVEVYQLSAFNAVFCTVLPVFLTMIAVARIGAPSAAQAGLVGPVSTLFLGAMLLDEPITAIQLVGTALVLSGIYLLSRKKT
- the hemF gene encoding oxygen-dependent coproporphyrinogen oxidase; the protein is MTSSANAASTVKAYLQDLQHRIVAALESVDGKPFLTDSWQRPEGGGGTSRIIEEGNVLERGGVGFSHVMGKNLPPSAAANRPEIAGREWEAMGVSLVLHPRNPYAPTVHMNVRFFTTKAEGQEPVWWFGGGMDLTPYYGFAEDATHFHRTCRDALAPFGDDLHPRFKKWCDEYFSLKHRKEARGVGGIFFDDFNALPFDESFALIRSVGDRFLEAYLPILQQRKDTPYGERERDFQAYRRGRYVEFNLVFDRGTLFGLQSGGRTESILMSMPPVVKWRYNWQPEDGSPEAQLYTDFLPHKEWI
- the purD gene encoding phosphoribosylamine--glycine ligase, coding for MKILVVGSGGREHALAWKIAQSPRIQTVYVAPGNGGTALDERLQNVAITDLNELADFVEKEHVALTVVGPEVPLAAGIVNLFRSRGLKIFGPTKEAAQLESSKDFSKSFMKRHAIPTAEYQTFSDVKAAHDYVDQKGAPIVIKADGLAAGKGVVVALTLEEAHGAVDMMLSDNKLGDAGARVVIEEFLAGEEASFIVMVDGKNILPLATSQDHKRLQDNDQGPNTGGMGAYSPAPIVTPALHARVMREIIVPTVQGMAKDGIPFSGFLYAGLMIDDKGNPKTLEFNCRMGDPETQPIMARLKTDLLAVMEHAVQGTLDTIELEWDRRTALGVVMAAAGYPDAPRKGDLITDIPAETDDCVTFHAGTVLNDNKLTTAGGRVLCVVGLGDSVKVAQKQAYAAADLIHFEGAQLRRDIGWRAIKR